DNA from Apis cerana isolate GH-2021 linkage group LG13, AcerK_1.0, whole genome shotgun sequence:
cacttaatTTAATCATGACAGTATTGAAATTCGCAAAATTAACTGAAAAAGCATTTGTGCCAACAAAGGGATCGAAATATGCTGCTGGATATGATTTAAGAAGGtatgtttttgaaatatttaggtTAGATAAAATTGCAGTTTCaggtatatgtattattttctttttttaacagtGCTTATGAATATATTGTGCCGCCAAATGGTAAAGAACTTATCAAAACTGATTTACAAATTGAAGTTCCTGAAAATACATATGGGAGAATAGCACCACGTTCAGGATTGGCATGGAAATATCATATTGATGTAGGCGCTGGCGTTATTGATGCTGATTATCGGTgagtttaaacaaattaaattctaaataatataatttataaacaatataaggAAATGCAAGGATTTATagatgttgaaaataattatgtattttacaatatagaatatattttataataggatGGATGGATGTgtgattgtattatatttgtatcaaaaatattggtatttatttatttcttttttttttttatataggggAAATGTAGGAGTAGTACTGTTTAATCACAGTAATGAACCTTTTAAGGTTTCACCAGGAGATCGTATAGCCCaattaatttgtgaaaaaataatatatcctgAACTTCAGGAAGTAAATAGTTTAGATGATACAGATAGAGGAGATGGAGGATTTGGTTCtacaggaaaaaattaaaataagataataaaaaattattcttatgtatatttttttacttttttatacaatCATATTCCTATgggtattaatatttaaataaaaataatttcaagtataatttatttatcatattataaaaatacctctatagtgatttatataatacaattgaatatttataattgtgaaACTGGAACTAAATTTGTTTGTTGTGTTGGTGTTTTTACCAAactttggatatttttaaattccttaTGTTTTGCATCTGCCAACAGTTTAAAAATGACATTCTCTGAAGTAGCTATATGACatcctatttttttcattctctgtaaaaattacatagaTTAATCactatgtttataatttctttttttttttgttatgtactaaattttttattattaaatttttacctcTAATGCTAATAATCTGTCTTCTTGAGTACGAGAAGTACAGCAATCTGCAACAGTATGTACTTCATATCCATTTTGTCTTAAATCGATTGCTGTATTTTCTATGCACACATGAGTTTCAATTCCAATGAGAATAATTGAATCTGGTTTTTGACCAGAACAAATTGTAGAAAGTTCTttgtttatctaaaaattatttttaacatgaaaataatataacatacttttttttataaaaaaatatgattatataatga
Protein-coding regions in this window:
- the LOC107998805 gene encoding isochorismatase domain-containing protein 2 → MAVNAAKAILKQGKTVLLICDVQEKFAKAMYEFGKITQNSVKLINALKLLNVPIIVSEQNPKALGKTIPEFDISGAKGPFEKTQFSMCIPEINKELSTICSGQKPDSIILIGIETHVCIENTAIDLRQNGYEVHTVADCCTSRTQEDRLLALERMKKIGCHIATSENVIFKLLADAKHKEFKNIQSLVKTPTQQTNLVPVSQL